Proteins encoded by one window of Manihot esculenta cultivar AM560-2 chromosome 10, M.esculenta_v8, whole genome shotgun sequence:
- the LOC110624791 gene encoding bZIP transcription factor TRAB1 isoform X2, with product MGSHMNFKNFGNAPTGEGSSAKPPGSSLLIRQPSVYSLTFDEFQNTWGGGPGKDFGSMNMEELLKNIWTAEETQAMTSSVSAEKGSVPGGNLQRQGSLTLPRTLSQKTVDEVWKDLMKDINIGAKDGSNMGSNVPQRQQTLREMTLEEFLARAGVVREDTQLIGGTNNNGFFDEFSRLDNNGHTNSNYNTGLALGFQQPNQNNGLVGTRIVENNNGIVASQPANLALNVGGIRSSQPLPQQQLHQNRLQQQQQQQPLFPKPTNVAFASPMHLVNSAQLASPGVRSSVVGITDPSMNNNLVHGGGMGMVGLGAGAVTVATGSPTSQISPDMITRSNADTPSVSPVPNMFGRGRKAGAALEKVIERRHRRMIKNRESAARSRARKQAYTLELEAEVAKLKELNQELRSKQDEIMEMQKNQFLETINRQWGSKRQCLRRTLTGPW from the exons GGGAGTAGTGCAAAGCCACCAGGGAGTTCCCTTTTAATTCGCCAGCCTTCAGTTTACTCATTGACCTTTGATGAGTTTCAAAACACATGGGGCGGAGGACCTGGGAAGGATTTTGGATCAATGAACATGGAGGAGCTATTGAAAAACATATGGACAGCTGAAGAGACTCAGGCAATGACAAGTTCTGTTAGTGCTGAAAAAGGCAGTGTCCCTGGTGGGAATTTGCAGAGACAGGGATCTTTAACTTTGCCCAGGACACTAAGTCAGAAGACTGTTGACGAGGTTTGGAAAGACTTGATGAAAGACATCAATATTGGTGCTAAAGATGGGAGCAACATGGGATCAAATGTGCCTCAGAGACAACAGACTTTGAGAGAGATGACTTTGGAGGAGTTCTTGGCTAGGGCAGGGGTTGTGAGAGAGGACACTCAGCTAATTGGAGGGACAAATAATAATGGATTCTTTGATGAATTCTCGCGTCTAGATAATAATGGCCATACCAATAGTAACTATAATACAGGTTTAGCTCTTGGGTTTCAGCAGCCAAATCAAAACAATGGACTTGTGGGAACAAGAATAGTGGAAAACAATAATGGCATAGTTGCTAGTCAGCCTGCAAATTTAGCCCTGAATGTTGGTGGGATCAGATCCTCTCAGCCACTACCTCAGCAGCAGCTGCATCAGAATCGgctgcagcagcagcagcagcagcaaccaCTCTTCCCCAAGCCCACAAATGTGGCTTTTGCATCTCCTATGCATTTAGTAAACAGTGCTCAGCTAGCCAGCCCAGGAGTGAGGAGCTCAGTTGTTGGAATTACAGACCCATCTATGAACAATAATTTAGTTCATGGTGGAGGAATGGGAATGGTTGGTTTAGGAGCTGGGGCTGTTACAGTTGCAACGGGATCACCCACAAGTCAGATATCACCAGATATGATCACAAGAAGTAATGCAGATACCCCTTCCGTGTCACCAGTTCCTAACATGTTTGGCCGGGGAAGAAAAGCCGGTGCAGCGTTGGAGAAGGTAATTGAGAGAAGACACCGGAGAATGATAAAAAATAGGGAGTCAGCTGCAAGGTCACGGGCTCGCAAGCAA GCCTATACATTGGAGCTAGAAGCAGAAGTTGCAAAACTTAAAGAACTGAACCAAGAGTTGCGGAGCAAACAG GATGAAATTATGGAAATGCAGAAAAATCAG TTTCTAGAGACGATAAATCGGCAATGGGGATCAAAGAGGCAGTGCTTGAGGAGGACACTAACAGGCCCTTGGTAG